Proteins from a genomic interval of Hydrogenophaga sp. PAMC20947:
- the msrB gene encoding peptide-methionine (R)-S-oxide reductase MsrB, translating into MQRRDLMKAVSTWIAGVSLPSAVLAAPPFPLKKTETEWRKLVSHAAYRVLFEEDTERAGTSPLNQEKRAGIYVCAACQLPLFDAAHKYESGTGWPSFWQPLAGGVGTSTDFKMIYPRTEYHCARCGGHQGHVFNDGPKPTGQRYCNNGVALAFVPSGEALPALRT; encoded by the coding sequence ATGCAACGCAGAGATCTGATGAAAGCCGTGTCGACCTGGATCGCCGGTGTGTCCTTGCCCAGCGCCGTGCTGGCCGCGCCGCCATTCCCACTGAAAAAGACCGAAACCGAGTGGCGCAAGCTCGTCTCGCATGCCGCCTACCGCGTGTTGTTTGAAGAGGACACCGAACGCGCTGGAACGAGCCCGCTGAACCAGGAAAAGCGCGCGGGCATCTATGTGTGCGCAGCCTGTCAGCTGCCGCTGTTTGATGCGGCCCACAAATACGAGAGCGGAACCGGCTGGCCCAGTTTCTGGCAACCCTTGGCGGGCGGAGTGGGCACTTCGACCGATTTCAAAATGATCTACCCCCGCACCGAATACCACTGCGCTCGATGTGGTGGACACCAGGGCCATGTGTTCAACGATGGTCCGAAGCCCACGGGCCAGCGCTATTGCAACAACGGGGTGGCCCTGGCTTTTGTGCCTTCGGGCGAGGCCTTGCCCGCTCTGCGCACCTGA
- a CDS encoding carotenoid 1,2-hydratase has product MTGFTRRHYLLGLAGLSLAPGGVLAEASPQGRLLQPRPLRFPSDNGSHNHTRTEWWYLTGHALGSQGQTLGFQVTFFRSRIDAAQSLRSRLAARQLLFAHAAITDVQGQRLWHDQRIARWNGEVPAREDHRTGLGTAFADDADTAIRLKDWSMQRLEDGRYRVRVQAAELAIAIDARPEQTHLLQGQQGLSRKGPEPSQSSFYVSHPQLSVSGSLRIQAREIPLQSGRAWLDHEWSEALLHPEAVGWDWIGMNLFDGSSLTAFRLRRADGSAVWAGGSWRTAAQGNDSMSAQIFGARNVEFEPLRWWTSPATQARYPVEWRVKTPAGVFTVKALLDDQELDSRQSTGTVYWEGLSDLLSESGQRMGRGYLEMTGYAQPLVL; this is encoded by the coding sequence ATGACCGGTTTCACACGCCGCCACTACCTGCTGGGACTGGCGGGCCTGTCCCTGGCGCCCGGCGGGGTGCTGGCCGAAGCCAGCCCACAGGGACGCCTGCTGCAGCCCCGACCGTTGCGGTTTCCCAGCGACAACGGCAGCCACAATCACACCCGCACCGAATGGTGGTACCTCACCGGTCATGCCTTGGGCAGTCAGGGCCAGACACTGGGGTTTCAAGTCACCTTTTTCCGCAGTCGCATCGACGCCGCCCAGTCCCTGCGCAGCCGCCTGGCCGCACGCCAGCTGCTGTTTGCCCACGCTGCAATCACCGACGTCCAGGGGCAGCGCCTGTGGCACGACCAGCGCATCGCCCGCTGGAATGGTGAGGTGCCAGCGCGCGAAGACCATCGCACCGGCTTGGGCACCGCTTTTGCCGACGACGCTGACACCGCCATTCGCCTGAAAGACTGGTCGATGCAACGGCTGGAAGACGGCCGGTACCGCGTTCGCGTGCAAGCAGCAGAATTGGCCATCGCCATCGATGCGCGGCCGGAACAAACCCATTTATTGCAAGGCCAGCAGGGCCTTTCGCGCAAGGGGCCGGAGCCCAGCCAAAGCAGCTTTTATGTCAGCCACCCGCAACTCAGCGTGAGCGGATCGCTGCGCATTCAGGCCCGCGAAATACCCCTGCAGTCCGGCCGCGCATGGCTGGACCACGAGTGGAGTGAAGCCCTGTTACACCCTGAGGCTGTGGGATGGGACTGGATCGGCATGAACCTCTTCGATGGCAGCAGCCTCACCGCTTTTCGCTTGCGCCGGGCCGATGGTTCGGCCGTCTGGGCGGGCGGCTCATGGCGCACAGCGGCGCAAGGCAACGACTCAATGAGCGCTCAAATTTTCGGCGCCCGGAACGTGGAGTTTGAGCCGCTGCGCTGGTGGACCAGCCCCGCCACCCAGGCCCGCTACCCGGTCGAGTGGCGGGTGAAAACCCCCGCAGGCGTTTTCACCGTCAAGGCACTGCTCGATGACCAGGAGCTCGACAGCCGCCAAAGCACAGGCACCGTCTATTGGGAAGGCCTCTCCGATCTCTTGAGCGAGTCAGGACAACGCATGGGGCGCGGCTACCTGGAGATGACGGGCTACGCACAGCCATTGGTGTTGTAG
- a CDS encoding ABC transporter permease: MKALHIKLWRDLTRLRAQVFTIAMVVAIGVAGFVSMFSVHESLKGSRDAFYRDNRLADVFAGVKRAPVHLGDRLAALDGVAEVKLGVAFDAQIDLPEVLPPVTGRFIGVDLSRVHAGRQGINALSLKRGRWPERGGSLEALVSDRFAAARGLNPGDTVHAILNGKRERIHLVGTAASPEYVFASQGGAPDDTSFGIWWIDSARMSQAFDMEGAFNQVSLRLDAGVAVAPVLLQVDHLLEPFGAIGSTGRDKQLSSKIVADELAQLKVMGTVLPSIFLAVAMFILNVVLSRQVATQRSQIAALKALGYSNGAIAWHYIQLAIAIAGLGVLVGLALSVAIGKGMLGLYDDVFRFNHLAYATTPWLVLVSTVIAAVAAALGAWTAIRAVVRLSPAQAMQPPSPPSYRATLVERLGLARFVSTGAMMVIRNFERRPMRAAFTVTGIALAVALQISGAFWLDAIAHIMDVQFRQVQQGDVLVNFHRPVPVGVVHDLKRLPGVIDAEPYRTEPVRVRLQGRTEDTGLLGLRSDARLMRLVGEQRGPVSLPEEGVVLSALLADALGARVGDRIGLEFRLWSQNKVQVTVVDVVHTMFGKQLYMNLDAMNRLARDGDGVADAALQVDALAMPAFWTAVKGAPGINSVFDKAGSMAAFDKTTSRNMGVFSGILTLFAVAMAVGIIYNAARISLSERAWELASLRVLGMTRAEVSVLLLAELGVELLIALPVGAAAGWGLASLMMQLMSSDSIDFPVIIEPSTYASAALIVLAAGVASALLVRRKIDQLDLVAVLKVRE; the protein is encoded by the coding sequence ATGAAAGCCCTGCACATCAAGCTCTGGCGCGACCTCACCCGCTTGCGGGCGCAGGTTTTCACCATCGCGATGGTGGTGGCCATTGGCGTGGCGGGTTTTGTTTCGATGTTCTCCGTGCACGAGTCGCTCAAGGGCTCGCGCGACGCTTTCTATCGCGACAACCGGCTGGCGGACGTGTTCGCTGGTGTGAAGCGAGCGCCGGTGCATTTGGGCGATCGCCTGGCGGCGCTGGACGGCGTGGCCGAGGTCAAGCTGGGGGTGGCTTTCGATGCACAGATTGATTTGCCGGAGGTGTTGCCGCCGGTGACCGGGCGTTTCATTGGCGTCGACCTTTCACGGGTGCACGCCGGACGCCAAGGCATCAATGCGCTGTCACTCAAACGCGGTCGCTGGCCCGAGCGCGGTGGCTCCCTCGAAGCGTTGGTGAGCGACCGCTTTGCCGCAGCGCGCGGGCTGAATCCTGGCGACACCGTGCATGCGATTCTCAACGGCAAGCGGGAGCGCATCCACCTGGTGGGCACGGCCGCATCGCCCGAGTATGTGTTTGCCTCGCAGGGGGGCGCGCCCGACGACACGTCTTTCGGCATCTGGTGGATCGACAGCGCGCGCATGAGCCAGGCGTTTGACATGGAGGGTGCGTTCAACCAGGTGTCGCTGCGCCTCGATGCGGGCGTGGCGGTGGCGCCGGTTCTGCTGCAGGTGGACCACCTGCTGGAACCTTTTGGCGCCATTGGCTCTACCGGGCGCGACAAGCAGCTGTCGTCAAAGATCGTGGCCGATGAACTGGCGCAGCTCAAAGTGATGGGCACGGTGCTGCCGTCGATTTTCCTCGCGGTGGCCATGTTCATTCTCAATGTGGTGCTGAGTCGCCAGGTCGCCACGCAGCGCAGCCAGATCGCAGCCCTCAAGGCGCTGGGCTACAGCAATGGGGCCATCGCCTGGCACTACATCCAGCTGGCCATCGCCATCGCAGGCCTGGGTGTGCTGGTCGGCCTGGCTCTGAGCGTGGCCATCGGCAAGGGCATGCTCGGGCTGTACGACGACGTGTTTCGCTTCAACCACCTGGCTTATGCCACCACGCCCTGGCTGGTGCTGGTGTCCACAGTGATCGCTGCAGTGGCCGCCGCGCTCGGCGCCTGGACCGCGATCCGCGCCGTGGTGCGCCTGAGTCCGGCGCAGGCCATGCAGCCGCCGAGCCCGCCGAGCTACCGCGCCACGCTGGTCGAGCGTCTCGGCCTGGCCCGTTTCGTGAGCACTGGCGCCATGATGGTGATCCGCAATTTCGAGCGACGTCCCATGCGCGCTGCGTTCACCGTGACCGGCATCGCGCTGGCCGTGGCCCTGCAGATATCGGGCGCCTTCTGGCTCGACGCCATTGCGCACATCATGGATGTGCAGTTCCGTCAGGTCCAGCAGGGCGATGTGCTGGTCAACTTTCATCGGCCGGTTCCCGTGGGGGTGGTGCACGATCTCAAGCGCCTGCCGGGTGTGATCGATGCCGAGCCTTACCGCACCGAGCCGGTGCGAGTGCGGCTGCAAGGGCGCACCGAAGACACGGGTCTTCTGGGTCTGCGCAGCGATGCGCGGCTGATGCGCCTGGTGGGGGAACAGCGCGGTCCGGTGAGTCTGCCGGAGGAGGGCGTCGTGCTGAGCGCCTTGCTGGCCGATGCGCTCGGGGCCCGGGTCGGCGACCGCATCGGGCTGGAATTCCGCTTGTGGAGCCAGAACAAGGTACAGGTGACGGTGGTGGACGTGGTGCACACCATGTTTGGCAAACAGCTCTACATGAACCTGGACGCCATGAACCGGCTGGCGCGCGACGGCGATGGCGTGGCCGATGCGGCGCTGCAGGTGGACGCGCTGGCCATGCCGGCGTTCTGGACGGCGGTCAAAGGCGCGCCGGGCATCAACTCGGTGTTTGACAAGGCGGGTTCCATGGCGGCTTTCGACAAGACGACTTCGCGCAACATGGGTGTCTTCAGCGGCATTCTCACGCTGTTTGCGGTGGCGATGGCGGTGGGCATCATCTACAACGCGGCGCGCATCTCGCTCTCGGAGCGGGCCTGGGAGCTGGCCAGCTTGCGCGTGCTGGGGATGACGCGGGCCGAGGTCTCGGTGCTGCTGCTGGCCGAGCTGGGAGTCGAGTTGCTGATCGCACTACCGGTTGGCGCGGCGGCGGGCTGGGGTCTGGCCTCATTGATGATGCAGCTCATGTCGTCGGACAGCATCGACTTCCCCGTGATCATCGAGCCCTCGACCTATGCGTCGGCGGCCCTCATCGTGTTGGCGGCCGGCGTGGCAAGCGCGCTGCTGGTGCGTCGAAAAATCGACCAGCTGGATCTGGTCGCTGTATTGAAAGTGCGTGAATGA
- a CDS encoding PLP-dependent cysteine synthase family protein, which yields MTNAHTWTHRALALIEADYCRSADTHLIALPLPAWQALGIDLYLKDESTHPTGSLKHRLARSLFLYALCNGWLNEGTTVVEASSGSTAVSEAYFARLLGLPFVAVMPRNTSQEKIDQIAFYEGQCHFVDSAGEVYAAAQDIAQARGGHYMDQFTYAERATDWRGNNNIAQSIFDQMARERFPIPHWIVAGAGTGGTSATIGRYLRFLGHPTALCVPDPEGSVFARYHRERDASATAPGSRIEGIGRPRVEPSFIPTLIDHMIEVTDADSVAAMHSLCGLLGRRVGPSTGTNLVAMLALAQGMKDRGESGSIVSLLCDSGERYLKTYFDTTWAQARFGDTSTARERLQQQLLAL from the coding sequence AAGCCGACTACTGCCGCAGCGCCGACACCCACCTGATCGCCCTGCCCCTGCCCGCCTGGCAGGCACTCGGCATCGACCTCTACCTCAAAGACGAATCCACCCACCCCACCGGCAGCCTCAAACACCGGCTGGCCCGTTCGCTGTTCCTCTATGCCCTGTGCAACGGCTGGCTGAACGAAGGCACCACCGTGGTGGAAGCCTCCAGTGGCTCGACCGCCGTCAGCGAAGCCTACTTCGCGCGCCTGCTGGGCCTGCCGTTTGTGGCCGTGATGCCCCGCAACACCTCCCAGGAAAAAATCGACCAAATCGCGTTTTATGAAGGGCAATGCCACTTTGTGGACTCGGCGGGCGAGGTTTACGCGGCCGCACAAGACATAGCCCAGGCCCGCGGCGGCCACTACATGGACCAGTTCACCTACGCCGAGCGGGCGACCGACTGGCGGGGCAACAACAACATCGCACAAAGCATCTTCGACCAGATGGCACGCGAGCGCTTTCCGATTCCCCATTGGATCGTGGCCGGCGCTGGCACCGGCGGCACCAGCGCCACGATCGGTCGGTATCTGCGCTTCCTGGGTCACCCCACGGCGTTGTGCGTTCCCGACCCCGAGGGTTCGGTCTTCGCGCGTTACCACCGGGAGCGCGATGCCAGCGCGACGGCGCCCGGCTCTCGCATTGAAGGCATCGGTCGGCCCCGGGTCGAGCCCAGCTTCATCCCGACGCTCATCGATCACATGATCGAAGTCACCGACGCCGATTCCGTGGCCGCCATGCACAGCCTGTGTGGCCTGCTGGGGCGCCGCGTGGGACCTTCGACCGGCACCAACCTGGTCGCCATGCTCGCGCTGGCGCAGGGCATGAAAGACCGCGGCGAATCGGGGTCCATCGTCTCGCTGCTGTGCGACAGCGGAGAGCGCTACCTCAAGACCTACTTCGACACCACTTGGGCACAGGCCCGATTTGGTGACACGTCCACCGCTCGCGAACGGCTGCAGCAACAGCTGCTGGCCTTGTAA
- a CDS encoding SDR family oxidoreductase: MNSPDTPKNAPPARAVLIVGAGDATGGAIARRFAAEGYHVVAVRRSAEALQPLIQDIQAAGGRAEGWACDARKEEQVVALFERIEREIGPLEVMVFNIGANVRFSITETTERVYRKVWEMAALSGFLVGREAARVMQPRAKGSIFFTGATASMRGSNGFCAFAGAKFALRALAQSMARELGPKGIHVAHLVIDGAIDTAFIADNFPERYATKSEGGILDPDAIAASYWALHQQPRNAWTHELDLRPWSETW, encoded by the coding sequence ATGAATTCACCAGACACACCAAAAAATGCCCCACCTGCCCGCGCTGTCCTGATCGTGGGCGCCGGCGACGCGACCGGCGGTGCGATTGCACGCCGTTTTGCCGCCGAGGGCTACCACGTGGTGGCCGTGCGGCGCAGCGCTGAAGCCTTGCAGCCCCTCATACAAGACATCCAGGCAGCGGGAGGTCGCGCCGAAGGCTGGGCCTGCGACGCGCGCAAGGAAGAACAGGTGGTGGCCTTGTTTGAGCGCATCGAGCGCGAGATCGGGCCTCTGGAGGTCATGGTCTTCAACATCGGTGCCAACGTAAGGTTCAGCATCACCGAAACCACCGAGCGGGTGTACCGCAAGGTCTGGGAAATGGCGGCGCTGTCGGGCTTCCTGGTCGGACGGGAAGCGGCCCGGGTCATGCAACCCCGCGCAAAGGGCAGCATCTTTTTCACCGGCGCCACCGCGAGCATGCGGGGCAGCAACGGTTTCTGTGCATTCGCCGGCGCGAAATTCGCGCTGCGCGCCCTCGCACAAAGCATGGCCCGCGAGCTGGGTCCAAAAGGCATTCATGTTGCCCATCTGGTCATCGACGGCGCCATCGACACCGCCTTCATCGCCGACAATTTTCCAGAGCGCTACGCCACCAAGTCAGAGGGCGGTATCCTTGATCCAGACGCCATTGCCGCAAGCTACTGGGCATTGCACCAGCAGCCCCGCAACGCGTGGACACACGAACTCGATCTGCGCCCCTGGTCTGAAACCTGGTGA
- a CDS encoding putative zinc-binding metallopeptidase, whose amino-acid sequence MHSTPPMVQTVRVYTCQCGQAIFFVNSRCLACETLLGYDPAQGRLMSLEDGVEPDTWVESHSTEPGFVFCGNRDTPANCNWLLPESEKDEHHQLCRACRLNRTIPKLDDSQHPDNGELWGRVEQAKRRVVSALLVMGLPVASRETEDPEDGLMFDLLRSIGHGEHVMTGHDDGLITLNVAEADDVKRERTRLAMNEPYRTLVGHFRHEIGHYYWYRLVDNPGSKWLPAFRELFGDENQDYAESLKKSYEDGPNPDWPLHFVSAYASVHPWEDWAECWAHYMHMRDTVDTASSYGLSLDTAQLDFTPFDTTALYLPEHPDAERFLDFLNRWTQLTMLLNGMSRAMGQPDFYPFVLPHEVVAKLHFIHLLVMTEGQEQGHEMEMELEPVHETAHAHGHEKGQVQTQTQTQTQTKTKTKTKNTP is encoded by the coding sequence ATGCACTCCACGCCCCCCATGGTGCAGACCGTGCGGGTTTATACCTGCCAGTGCGGGCAAGCGATTTTTTTCGTCAACAGCCGGTGCCTGGCTTGCGAAACGCTGCTGGGCTATGACCCCGCGCAGGGGCGCCTGATGTCCCTGGAGGATGGTGTTGAACCCGACACCTGGGTCGAAAGCCACTCCACTGAGCCGGGTTTTGTGTTCTGTGGAAACCGGGACACCCCGGCGAACTGCAACTGGCTGCTGCCCGAGTCCGAGAAAGACGAGCACCACCAGCTCTGCCGTGCCTGCCGGCTCAACCGCACCATCCCGAAGCTGGATGATTCACAGCATCCGGACAATGGCGAGTTGTGGGGCCGGGTGGAGCAGGCCAAGCGCCGCGTGGTGTCTGCCCTGCTGGTGATGGGCTTGCCGGTTGCCTCACGCGAAACGGAAGACCCAGAAGACGGCTTGATGTTTGATCTCCTGCGCTCTATTGGGCACGGTGAACATGTGATGACCGGTCACGACGACGGCTTGATCACACTGAACGTGGCCGAAGCCGATGATGTCAAACGCGAACGCACGCGTCTGGCCATGAACGAGCCTTATCGAACCTTGGTGGGGCACTTTCGCCATGAGATCGGACACTACTACTGGTACCGCCTGGTCGACAACCCGGGCAGCAAGTGGCTGCCCGCATTTCGGGAGCTGTTTGGCGACGAAAACCAGGATTACGCCGAGAGTCTGAAGAAAAGCTACGAAGACGGTCCCAATCCGGATTGGCCTTTGCACTTCGTCAGCGCCTACGCCAGCGTGCACCCTTGGGAGGATTGGGCTGAGTGCTGGGCGCATTACATGCACATGCGCGACACCGTCGACACCGCATCCAGCTACGGTTTGTCGCTGGACACTGCGCAGCTCGATTTCACGCCATTCGACACCACCGCGCTCTACCTGCCCGAGCATCCCGATGCCGAGCGGTTTCTGGATTTCCTGAACCGCTGGACCCAGCTGACCATGCTGCTCAACGGCATGTCGCGCGCCATGGGGCAACCCGACTTCTACCCCTTTGTGCTCCCGCATGAAGTGGTGGCGAAGCTGCATTTCATACATTTGCTCGTGATGACGGAGGGGCAGGAGCAGGGACACGAAATGGAGATGGAACTGGAGCCGGTGCACGAGACGGCGCACGCGCATGGGCACGAAAAGGGGCAGGTGCAAACGCAGACCCAGACTCAGACCCAAACGAAAACGAAAACGAAAACCAAAAACACGCCTTAG
- a CDS encoding ABC transporter ATP-binding protein, translating into MSDAVATVGQDASAVFVARGLTKVYGEGATAVHALRGVDLDIVRGEFVVLLGASGSGKSTLLNILGGLDTATSGSAQWTHAGQVHELIGAGDAELTRYRREHVGFVFQFYNLIPSLTARENVALVTELAEDPMTPEDALDLVGLGERINHFVSQLSGGEQQRVAIARAIAKKPAVLLCDEPTGALDCATGIKVLQAIEHVNRELGTTTIVITHNAPIADMADRMLRLTDGRIVESHVNANKVPASSLSW; encoded by the coding sequence ATGTCTGACGCCGTTGCAACGGTGGGCCAAGACGCCTCGGCCGTCTTTGTCGCGCGCGGACTGACCAAGGTCTACGGCGAGGGCGCGACCGCAGTACATGCCTTGCGCGGTGTCGATCTGGACATCGTGCGTGGTGAGTTCGTGGTCTTGTTGGGCGCTTCGGGCAGCGGCAAATCGACCCTGCTCAACATCCTTGGCGGGCTGGACACGGCCACCAGCGGCTCCGCGCAATGGACCCACGCGGGCCAGGTGCACGAACTCATTGGCGCGGGAGATGCCGAGCTCACCCGTTACCGGCGTGAACACGTGGGCTTCGTGTTCCAGTTCTACAACCTCATTCCCAGCTTGACCGCGCGAGAAAACGTGGCGCTGGTGACCGAGCTGGCCGAAGATCCCATGACACCCGAAGACGCGCTGGATTTGGTGGGGCTGGGCGAGCGGATCAACCATTTTGTTTCGCAACTTTCGGGCGGAGAACAGCAGCGGGTGGCGATTGCGCGCGCGATTGCCAAGAAGCCGGCGGTGCTGCTGTGCGACGAACCCACCGGGGCCCTTGATTGCGCCACCGGCATCAAGGTCTTGCAGGCGATCGAACATGTGAATCGCGAACTGGGCACGACAACCATCGTGATCACCCACAACGCGCCCATCGCCGACATGGCCGACCGGATGTTGCGTCTGACAGACGGGCGCATTGTTGAGTCCCACGTCAATGCAAACAAAGTGCCGGCCTCTTCGTTGAGCTGGTGA
- a CDS encoding HlyD family efflux transporter periplasmic adaptor subunit — MNDKNPNKTQDKTRGKTLRRWIGWGLVLVAAAALVFAVYRPRPLVVEVAQVAKGSFERVIEEDGQLRLKNRYTIAAPTPADLLRPSLKVGDVVRAGDVVATLAPAAPQMIDARTRTVLAQRVGSAEAARRAAVAQGQVAQTALEQATLEASRAVQLAKDQFIAPSARDQATLARQAAQEALAAARAQQGVADFALAEARAALSRSQPAHGGAPTAGLWLLKSPIDGQVLKLYKDSAAPVAAGQPLLDIGDTAAMEAIIDVLSGEVQQIQPGAVVQMSTGSSAPPLAGRVARIEPVAFTKVSALGIEEQRVNVVVDLASVPDEAKRLGDGFRVDARITVFSQSGVLLVPTAALVRDGELWRVFVVEHDRANARPVQIQQRNADVAWVREGLSEGDTVLLYPGTIITDGQAVKARAGP, encoded by the coding sequence ATGAACGACAAGAACCCAAACAAGACCCAGGACAAGACGCGGGGCAAAACACTGCGGCGCTGGATCGGCTGGGGCCTGGTGTTGGTGGCCGCTGCTGCGCTGGTGTTTGCGGTTTACCGCCCCAGGCCGCTGGTGGTCGAAGTGGCCCAGGTGGCCAAGGGCAGCTTCGAGCGGGTGATCGAGGAGGACGGCCAGTTGCGCCTGAAGAACCGCTACACCATCGCTGCGCCCACGCCAGCCGATCTGCTTCGGCCGTCGCTCAAGGTTGGCGACGTGGTGCGCGCAGGTGATGTGGTGGCCACGCTCGCACCGGCTGCGCCGCAGATGATCGATGCGCGCACGCGCACCGTGTTGGCGCAGCGGGTGGGCAGCGCCGAGGCCGCGCGCCGCGCCGCGGTGGCCCAGGGGCAGGTTGCCCAGACAGCGCTGGAACAGGCCACGCTCGAGGCGAGCCGTGCGGTACAACTCGCCAAGGACCAATTCATTGCACCTTCGGCGCGGGACCAGGCCACGCTGGCCCGCCAGGCTGCACAGGAAGCGCTGGCGGCGGCTCGTGCACAGCAGGGGGTGGCAGACTTTGCGTTGGCTGAAGCACGCGCCGCCCTGAGCCGCTCGCAACCGGCCCATGGGGGTGCCCCGACCGCAGGGCTGTGGTTGCTCAAAAGCCCGATCGACGGGCAGGTGCTCAAGTTGTACAAGGACAGCGCGGCACCGGTCGCCGCTGGCCAACCGCTGCTCGACATCGGCGACACCGCGGCCATGGAGGCGATCATTGATGTACTTTCCGGCGAAGTGCAACAGATCCAGCCCGGCGCGGTGGTGCAGATGTCCACCGGCAGCAGCGCGCCGCCGCTCGCTGGGCGTGTGGCTCGGATCGAACCCGTGGCCTTCACCAAGGTGTCGGCCCTGGGCATCGAAGAGCAGCGCGTCAACGTGGTGGTGGATCTGGCCTCGGTCCCGGACGAAGCGAAGCGCCTGGGCGATGGGTTTCGCGTCGACGCGCGCATCACGGTCTTTTCGCAGTCCGGTGTCTTGCTGGTGCCCACGGCGGCACTGGTGCGAGACGGTGAGCTGTGGCGGGTGTTTGTGGTCGAGCACGACCGTGCAAACGCCAGGCCGGTGCAGATCCAGCAGCGCAATGCCGATGTGGCCTGGGTGCGCGAGGGCTTGAGCGAGGGAGATACCGTGTTGTTGTACCCGGGCACCATCATCACCGACGGTCAGGCGGTGAAGGCGCGCGCAGGTCCTTAG
- a CDS encoding MarR family winged helix-turn-helix transcriptional regulator, protein MPTPDFAPDATPAVPDRPRGCTNLQLRQLMRRVAQHYDAELAQAGLKTTQYSLLSFVLKLGPVRPADLAASLKMDASTLTRNLKPLIAAGWLRLDPGIDGRSRSVVLTPEGLAKRTQAKLRWKAAQLRLNATLGEARVVALHTLIHESMDLLGPVQTPDLTG, encoded by the coding sequence ATGCCGACCCCTGACTTCGCCCCAGACGCCACCCCCGCAGTGCCCGACCGCCCCCGTGGCTGCACCAATCTGCAACTGCGCCAACTCATGCGCCGCGTCGCTCAGCACTACGACGCCGAACTCGCGCAGGCCGGCCTCAAGACCACCCAGTATTCACTGCTGAGTTTTGTGCTCAAACTCGGCCCCGTCCGCCCTGCGGACCTCGCTGCTTCGCTGAAAATGGACGCGTCCACCCTCACCCGCAACCTCAAGCCGCTCATCGCCGCCGGCTGGTTGCGTCTGGACCCCGGCATCGACGGCCGCAGTCGCAGCGTGGTGCTCACGCCCGAAGGCCTGGCCAAGCGCACGCAAGCCAAACTGCGTTGGAAGGCCGCACAGTTGCGGCTCAACGCCACCCTCGGAGAAGCCCGCGTGGTGGCCCTTCACACACTGATCCACGAGTCCATGGACTTGCTCGGCCCAGTCCAGACGCCCGACCTCACGGGATGA
- the msrA gene encoding peptide-methionine (S)-S-oxide reductase MsrA produces MRSKPSAAAAICFTLAGATLSGWAHAATATAVFAGGCFWCTESDFEKLPGVTQAESGYTAGKTTNPTYEAVSAGHTGHTEAVRVTYDPDKVSYAQLVEYFWKTIDPTEKDRQFCDIGSQYRSGIYWGSEAEREVAEASKSALLKTGRFKTIYTELAPASPFYLAEDYHQDYYKKNSVRYHYYRLSCGRDAQLKRVWK; encoded by the coding sequence ATGCGATCGAAACCCTCTGCTGCTGCCGCGATCTGTTTTACGTTGGCTGGCGCAACGCTGTCCGGATGGGCCCATGCGGCCACGGCGACAGCGGTCTTTGCCGGCGGGTGTTTCTGGTGCACCGAGTCCGACTTTGAAAAGTTGCCCGGCGTGACCCAGGCCGAGTCGGGCTACACCGCAGGCAAAACCACCAACCCGACCTACGAGGCCGTGAGCGCGGGCCACACCGGTCACACCGAGGCGGTTCGTGTGACCTACGATCCAGACAAGGTCAGCTACGCCCAGCTCGTCGAGTATTTCTGGAAGACCATCGACCCCACCGAGAAAGACCGGCAGTTTTGTGACATCGGTAGCCAGTACCGCAGTGGCATCTACTGGGGCAGCGAGGCGGAGCGGGAAGTGGCCGAAGCGAGCAAGAGTGCGTTGCTGAAAACGGGTCGCTTCAAGACCATCTACACCGAACTCGCCCCTGCGAGCCCCTTCTACCTGGCCGAGGATTACCACCAGGACTATTACAAGAAGAACTCGGTGCGCTACCACTACTACCGCCTCAGCTGCGGGCGCGATGCCCAGCTCAAGCGGGTCTGGAAATGA